A region from the Variovorax paradoxus genome encodes:
- the prfB gene encoding peptide chain release factor 2 (programmed frameshift), translating into MDAEQINQIGAMLADLSVRTVDLRRYLDYDAKAERLRTVNASLEDPNVWNDPKKAQELGREKKSLDDVVVTLDRLTNGLSDNTELFEMSKADGDMDGLQSIADDAATLEADIKQLEFRRMFNNPADPLNAFVDIQAGAGGTEACDWASMLLRQYLKYAERKGFKTQIEDETPGDTAGIKGATIKVEGDYAFGLLRTETGVHRLVRKSPFDSSGGRHTSFASIFVYPEIDDSIEIDINPSDVRTDTFRASGAGGQHINKTDSAVRLTHIPTGIVVQCQDGRSQHSNRDVAWKRLRSRLYDHEMRKRQEEQQKLEDSKTDVGWGHQIRSYVLDNSRIKDLRTNVEVSATQKVLDGDLDVFIEASLKQGV; encoded by the exons ATGGACGCAGAACAAATCAACCAAATCGGCGCAATGCTCGCGGACCTGAGCGTCCGTACGGTCGATTTACGGAGGTATCTT GACTACGATGCCAAAGCCGAACGTCTGAGGACGGTCAACGCATCGCTCGAAGATCCCAACGTCTGGAACGACCCCAAGAAGGCCCAGGAACTGGGCCGCGAGAAGAAATCGCTCGACGACGTGGTCGTCACGCTCGACCGCCTCACCAACGGGCTGTCGGACAACACCGAGCTCTTCGAAATGTCGAAGGCCGACGGCGACATGGACGGCCTGCAGTCCATCGCCGATGACGCCGCCACGCTCGAAGCCGACATCAAGCAGCTCGAATTCCGCCGGATGTTCAACAACCCGGCCGATCCGCTCAACGCCTTCGTCGACATCCAGGCCGGCGCCGGCGGCACCGAGGCCTGCGACTGGGCCAGCATGCTGCTGCGCCAGTACCTGAAGTACGCCGAGCGCAAGGGCTTCAAGACGCAGATCGAAGACGAAACCCCGGGCGACACCGCGGGCATCAAGGGCGCGACCATCAAGGTGGAAGGCGACTACGCCTTCGGCCTGCTGCGCACCGAGACCGGCGTGCACCGCCTGGTGCGCAAGTCGCCTTTCGACTCGTCGGGCGGGCGCCACACCAGCTTTGCGAGCATCTTCGTGTACCCGGAAATCGACGACTCGATCGAGATCGACATCAACCCCTCCGACGTGCGCACCGACACCTTCCGCGCCAGCGGCGCGGGCGGCCAGCACATCAACAAGACCGACTCGGCCGTGCGCCTGACGCACATCCCGACCGGCATCGTGGTGCAGTGCCAGGACGGCCGCAGCCAGCACAGCAACCGCGACGTGGCGTGGAAGCGCCTGCGCTCGCGCCTGTACGACCACGAGATGCGCAAGCGCCAGGAAGAACAGCAGAAGCTCGAGGACAGCAAGACCGACGTGGGCTGGGGCCACCAGATCCGCAGCTACGTGCTGGACAACAGCCGCATCAAGGACCTGCGCACCAACGTCGAAGTCTCGGCCACGCAGAAGGTGCTCGACGGCGACCTCGATGTGTTCATCGAAGCCTCTCTCAAGCAGGGCGTGTAA